Proteins encoded by one window of Macaca mulatta isolate MMU2019108-1 chromosome 10, T2T-MMU8v2.0, whole genome shotgun sequence:
- the SLC32A1 gene encoding vesicular inhibitory amino acid transporter: MATLLRSKLSNVATSVSNKSQAKVSGMFARMGFQAATDEEAVGFAHCDDLDFEHRQGLQMDILKAEGEPCGDEGAEPPVEGDIHYQRGSGAPLPPSGSKDQVGAGGEFGGHDKPKITAWEAGWNVTNAIQGMFVLGLPYAILHGGYLGLFLIIFAAVVCCYTGKILIACLYEENEDGEVVRVRDSYVAIANACCAPRFPTLGGRVVNVAQIIELVMTCILYVVVSGNLMYNSFPGLPVSQKSWSIIATAVLLPCAFLKNLKAVSKFSLLCTLAHFVINILVIAYCLSRARDWAWEKVKFYIDVKKFPISIGIIVFSYTSQIFLPSLEGNMQQPSEFHCMMNWTHIAACVLKGLFALVAYLTWADETKEVITDNLPGSIRAVVNIFLVAKALLSYPLPFFAAVEVLEKSLFQEGSRAFFPACYGGDGRLKSWGLTLRCALVVFTLLMAIYVPHFALLMGLTGSLTGAGLCFLLPSLFHLRLLWRKLLWHQVFFDVAIFVIGGICSVSGFVHSLEGLIEAYRTNAED; encoded by the exons ATGGCCACCTTGCTCCGCAGCAAGCTGTCCAACGTGGCCACGTCCGTGTCCAACAAGTCCCAGGCCAAGGTGAGCggcatgttcgccaggatgggtTTTCAGGCGGCCACGGATGAGGAGGCGGTGGGCTTCGCGCACTGCGACGACCTCGACTTTGAGCACCGCCAGGGCCTGCAGATGGACATCCTGAAAGCCGAGGGCGAGCCCTGCGGGGACGAGGGCGCTGAACCGCCCGTCGAGGGAGACATCCATTATCAGCGCGGCAGCGGCGCTCCTCTGCCGCCCTCGGGTTCCAAGGACCAGGTGGGAGCTGGTGGTGAGTTCGGGGGCCACGACAAGCCCAAGATCACGGCGTGGGAGGCAGGCTGGAACGTGACCAACGCCATCCAG GGCATGTTCGTGCTGGGCCTACCCTACGCCATCCTGCACGGCGGCTACCTGGGGTTGTTCCTCATCATCTTCGCCGCCGTGGTGTGCTGCTACACTGGCAAGATCCTCATCGCGTGCCTGTACGAGGAGAATGAAGACGGCGAGGTGGTGCGCGTGCGGGACTCTTACGTGGCCATAGCCAACGCCTGCTGCGCCCCGCGCTTCCCCACCCTGGGCGGCCGCGTGGTGAACGTGGCGCAGATCATCGAGCTAGTGATGACGTGCATCCTGTACGTGGTGGTGAGTGGCAACCTCATGTACAACAGCTTCCCGGGGCTGCCCGTGTCGCAGAAGTCCTGGTCCATTATCGCCACGGCAGTGCTCCTGCCTTGCGCCTTCCTTAAGAACCTCAAGGCCGTGTCCAAGTTCAGTCTGCTGTGCACTCTGGCCCACTTCGTCATCAATATCCTAGTCATAGCCTACTGTCTATCGCGGGCACGCGACTGGGCCTGGGAGAAGGTCAAGTTCTACATCGACGTCAAGAAGTTCCCCATCTCCATTGGCATTATTGTGTTCAGCTACACGTCGCAGATCTTCCTGCCTTCGCTGGAGGGCAATATGCAGCAGCCCAGCGAGTTCCACTGCATGATGAACTGGACGCACATCGCCGCCTGCGTGCTCAAGGGCCTCTTCGCACTCGTCGCCTACCTCACCTGGGCCGACGAGACCAAGGAGGTAATCACGGATAACCTGCCTGGCTCCATCCGCGCCGTGGTCAACATCTTTCTGGTGGCCAAGGCGCTGTTGTCCTATCCTCTGCCATTCTTCGCCGCTGTCGAGGTTCTGGAGAAGTCGCTCTTCCAGGAAGGCAGCCGCGCCTTTTTCCCGGCCTGCTACGGCGGCGACGGGCGCCTGAAGTCCTGGGGGCTGACGCTGCGCTGCGCGCTTGTCGTCTTCACGCTGCTCATGGCCATCTATGTGCCGCATTTCGCGCTGCTCATGGGCCTCACCGGCAGCCTCACGGGCGCCGGCCTCTGTTTCTTGCTGCCCAGCCTCTTTCACCTGCGCCTGCTCTGGCGCAAGCTGCTGTGGCACCAAGTCTTCTTCGACGTCGCCATCTTCGTCATCGGCGGCATCTGCAGCGTGTCCGGCTTCGTGCACTCCCTCGAGGGCCTCATCGAGGCCTACCGAACCAACGCGGAGGACTAG